A window of the Microvirga terrae genome harbors these coding sequences:
- a CDS encoding DEAD/DEAH box helicase family protein: protein MNTVDPTILTLPDINNVISDEDAAQESKEAVCDALINLTSAKVSGIGRFGEIVIGQKPSEQFVSGFLLNQIDANGEDETSDIRIAVHGASVRLRLAVGGSIQVQPSLAVYVRVLPTWDELVDPVRPIRPPARLRPDVRRDINEEARAIATRRKEQGDSRTRRVILNDVYREILAGRGVTFMADTPQVLSVVTQPGEDGGGDEATTPALTVVDTIQYAVFPDALCTSEEIPPKFKRLHVTMPLLELPIEADITRREAAVTAHAEAMERAIEAAYRAFIASDEGQLNAWRNMALPPSSFATKAAWEAALTRVRQKAPQMDRLWPKQKPEITVEWAADPVDPELVHAAIGLLHRSASSDDKALDSGLYQVGLQLSLPTAALVPYVLERVKPSYDIHGFHDVLATGWNSGVTGASSDGTTRICTTWVPRYTLPRIVAKVIPSVDVTFRTLADPAQDLSALRWIPKAYSEWIRDFVKAKVDPTAGVPAADVTTRRRETEKYEHDVSEYLKEISELEAGISILEESRKAWLVDPASKRAVPFRAWVLTNQTFLKAAERRGWDTSKAGWRLFQVAFVLANLVSPSTRIKEFEHFYGPNTDSIEAAALLYFATGGGKSEAFYGLLVFTLFLDRLRGKHRGVSALIRYPLRLLTAQQARRLARVLAEAELIRRDEEIGGDAMEIGFWVGGSSTPNRIMDGSKLMEEFECVPAVGTAEHRDEASNLQNGGYCAVLADYNKLPKCPFCDKPTGMRRFPKEQERLGIVCLEVKCRWNRVTAPHVRPLPFVLVDEDIYRVAPPILLGTVDKLALIGQHWSTINKIAGMFGLARFTDPNGLVTMPYGDHSKLQPGLKQVYPAFKSGVHSFFDPVPSLIIQDEAHLLEESLGTFAGLFETTLYHWFQSLADFAGDEMTRIPSAPTRIRLPKVVAATATISDPARQIQVLYQKRVRQFPYKGPRLYRSFYADPLRFKKTASDRNDAADTSPNQKDIETYAPWARIYVSLLTNGCPHTTGSVTVLGAFTAGITHLLRGLLSRDPAREAEAAALLRDHLSDGPLRSRHDAALARMAPNVLASIVDLHRVALTYVTNKKGGDQILSALPGIADRQHRDFGRHAVIENVRTSLISGGVEAGLIEGIVAEAEKRLDPATPENVGEVLRMIVATSAVSHGVDVENFNSMFFAGMPTAIDEYIQASSRVGRTHVGFSMLIPTPQNRRDRFVMEVHGTFHRFLERMIAPPAVERWTDKAVERAIPSLIQNWLVGVVYQAHYIKDDARKQGAQIPKDIATVRRLKSAMGEDRFIANLVQYCLDCIGADQPHGGADTQKGHFEQLVLRAVRDFVRMVEHPLAAGKLEHFWKSMGIDSPMTSLRDVDVPGLIEPYYRGKRGDKSAESFKDVMRFIRSGGRTR from the coding sequence ATGAATACCGTCGACCCTACTATTCTGACGCTGCCGGACATCAATAACGTGATCTCTGATGAGGACGCGGCCCAGGAGAGTAAGGAAGCGGTTTGCGACGCCCTCATCAATCTCACGTCCGCGAAGGTGAGCGGCATTGGGCGGTTCGGTGAAATTGTGATCGGACAAAAGCCATCCGAACAGTTCGTCTCAGGCTTCCTGCTTAATCAAATTGACGCGAATGGTGAGGACGAGACAAGCGATATCCGAATTGCCGTTCACGGTGCCTCCGTACGCCTGCGCCTCGCCGTTGGGGGTAGTATCCAGGTGCAACCGTCTTTGGCTGTCTACGTACGCGTCCTCCCGACATGGGACGAACTCGTCGATCCAGTCCGGCCAATCCGTCCTCCTGCGCGGCTGCGGCCTGATGTTCGTCGTGACATCAACGAAGAAGCCCGGGCCATCGCGACGAGGCGGAAGGAGCAAGGTGACAGCCGGACTCGACGGGTGATACTAAATGACGTTTACCGCGAGATCCTAGCTGGACGCGGTGTCACGTTCATGGCTGACACACCCCAGGTACTGTCTGTGGTGACCCAACCAGGCGAGGACGGAGGTGGCGACGAAGCGACCACCCCTGCTTTGACCGTGGTAGATACTATCCAGTATGCGGTGTTCCCCGACGCACTCTGCACGTCCGAGGAGATCCCGCCGAAGTTCAAGCGCCTTCATGTCACGATGCCCCTGCTCGAGCTCCCAATCGAGGCAGACATAACGAGGCGCGAGGCTGCCGTCACGGCTCATGCCGAAGCAATGGAGAGAGCTATCGAGGCTGCTTACCGTGCGTTCATCGCATCCGACGAGGGGCAGCTCAACGCCTGGCGGAACATGGCACTGCCGCCCAGCAGTTTCGCAACCAAGGCAGCGTGGGAGGCAGCCTTGACACGAGTGCGCCAGAAAGCGCCACAGATGGACCGCCTCTGGCCCAAGCAGAAGCCCGAGATCACGGTAGAATGGGCGGCAGACCCGGTCGACCCCGAGCTCGTCCACGCCGCGATTGGCTTGCTACATCGATCAGCTTCGTCGGACGACAAGGCACTCGACAGCGGGCTATATCAGGTCGGCCTCCAACTCTCCCTGCCAACAGCGGCACTGGTTCCTTACGTACTGGAGCGTGTGAAGCCATCTTACGACATCCACGGCTTTCACGACGTGCTGGCCACGGGATGGAATTCGGGCGTTACGGGAGCGTCATCCGACGGCACAACCCGAATCTGCACGACATGGGTTCCGCGCTACACCCTGCCGAGGATCGTAGCCAAGGTGATCCCTTCGGTCGATGTCACCTTCCGCACGCTTGCGGATCCCGCGCAAGATTTGTCTGCCCTTAGATGGATACCGAAAGCGTATTCGGAATGGATCAGGGACTTCGTCAAAGCCAAGGTGGACCCGACCGCCGGGGTTCCTGCCGCCGATGTTACCACGCGACGTCGCGAGACCGAGAAATACGAGCACGACGTTTCCGAGTACCTGAAAGAGATCTCAGAGCTAGAAGCAGGCATCTCGATCCTGGAGGAGAGCCGCAAGGCTTGGCTGGTTGATCCAGCAAGCAAACGCGCGGTTCCATTCCGAGCGTGGGTTCTCACCAACCAGACTTTCCTGAAGGCCGCGGAGCGCCGGGGTTGGGATACATCGAAGGCCGGATGGCGTCTCTTCCAAGTCGCTTTTGTCCTCGCGAACCTCGTCTCACCATCGACTAGGATCAAGGAGTTCGAGCATTTCTACGGCCCGAACACTGATTCAATCGAGGCAGCAGCGCTTCTCTACTTCGCGACGGGCGGAGGCAAGTCGGAGGCGTTCTACGGCCTCCTAGTATTCACGCTATTTCTTGACCGATTGCGCGGCAAGCACCGCGGTGTATCGGCGCTGATCCGATACCCGCTTCGTCTACTAACGGCACAGCAGGCACGCCGTCTCGCCCGTGTGCTTGCCGAAGCGGAGTTGATCCGAAGGGACGAAGAGATCGGCGGCGACGCGATGGAGATTGGCTTCTGGGTAGGCGGCAGTTCGACCCCGAACAGGATCATGGATGGTAGTAAGCTTATGGAGGAGTTCGAGTGCGTCCCCGCAGTTGGGACAGCCGAACACCGCGATGAAGCAAGCAACCTCCAGAACGGCGGCTACTGCGCGGTTCTAGCCGACTACAACAAGCTCCCGAAATGCCCATTCTGCGACAAGCCAACAGGCATGCGCCGTTTCCCAAAGGAGCAAGAACGCCTTGGAATCGTCTGCCTTGAGGTCAAGTGTCGCTGGAACAGAGTGACGGCGCCGCACGTGCGGCCGCTGCCGTTCGTTCTCGTAGACGAGGACATCTACAGGGTCGCACCGCCCATCCTACTTGGGACTGTCGACAAGCTCGCGCTCATTGGCCAGCACTGGAGCACTATCAACAAGATCGCAGGAATGTTCGGCCTGGCTAGGTTCACAGATCCTAATGGCTTGGTCACGATGCCGTACGGCGACCATTCTAAGCTTCAGCCCGGGCTGAAGCAGGTTTATCCGGCGTTCAAATCCGGTGTGCACTCCTTCTTCGATCCTGTCCCATCCCTCATTATCCAGGACGAGGCCCATCTCCTAGAGGAAAGCCTTGGGACATTTGCGGGACTTTTCGAGACAACATTATACCACTGGTTCCAGTCGCTGGCCGATTTTGCGGGCGATGAGATGACCCGTATCCCAAGCGCCCCGACGCGTATCCGATTGCCCAAGGTGGTGGCGGCAACGGCAACAATATCTGATCCCGCCCGGCAGATCCAAGTGCTGTACCAGAAGAGGGTTCGTCAGTTCCCTTACAAGGGACCGCGCCTATACCGCTCCTTTTACGCTGACCCACTCCGGTTCAAGAAAACAGCCAGTGACCGCAACGACGCGGCCGACACCTCACCGAACCAAAAAGACATCGAAACGTACGCTCCATGGGCCCGGATCTACGTGAGCCTCCTCACAAACGGATGCCCCCACACAACTGGGTCAGTGACGGTGCTCGGGGCATTCACGGCCGGAATCACCCACCTCCTTCGTGGGCTCCTTTCGCGTGATCCGGCAAGGGAGGCCGAGGCTGCGGCGCTCCTCCGCGATCACCTCTCAGACGGCCCGCTCCGTTCGAGACACGATGCAGCGCTCGCTCGGATGGCGCCCAACGTGCTCGCCTCGATCGTCGACCTGCACCGAGTCGCGCTTACCTACGTCACTAACAAGAAGGGCGGTGATCAGATTCTATCCGCGCTCCCCGGCATCGCCGATCGTCAGCACCGCGACTTTGGAAGGCATGCAGTGATTGAAAATGTCCGGACCAGCCTTATCAGCGGCGGCGTCGAAGCCGGGCTCATTGAGGGGATTGTCGCAGAGGCGGAGAAGCGGCTCGACCCTGCGACGCCCGAGAATGTGGGCGAAGTGCTCCGCATGATCGTTGCAACTTCGGCCGTGTCGCACGGTGTTGACGTCGAAAACTTCAACTCAATGTTCTTTGCGGGTATGCCGACGGCCATCGACGAGTACATCCAGGCGAGTTCGCGTGTTGGCCGCACGCACGTCGGTTTCTCAATGCTCATACCGACGCCTCAGAACCGCCGCGACCGCTTCGTCATGGAGGTTCACGGGACTTTTCACCGTTTTCTGGAGCGGATGATCGCGCCTCCGGCAGTGGAGCGGTGGACGGACAAGGCCGTGGAGCGCGCGATTCCTTCACTCATCCAGAACTGGCTTGTAGGCGTCGTTTATCAAGCTCATTACATCAAAGACGATGCCCGCAAACAGGGCGCTCAAATTCCCAAAGACATCGCGACTGTGCGGAGGCTCAAGTCAGCAATGGGCGAAGATCGCTTCATTGCAAACTTGGTCCAGTACTGTCTGGACTGCATTGGCGCCGACCAGCCCCACGGTGGCGCAGACACGCAGAAAGGGCACTTCGAGCAACTCGTCCTTAGGGCGGTCCGTGACTTCGTCCGAATGGTTGAGCATCCGCTCGCTGCGGGCAAGCTGGAGCATTTCTGGAAATCGATGGGCATCGACTCTCCTATGACATCGTTGCGGGATGTCGACGTGCCAGGGCTAATTGAACCGTATTACCGTGGTAAGCGCGGGGATAAATCCGCTGAGAGCTTCAAAGACGTCATGCGGTTCATTCGCAGTGGCGGCCGGACGCGCTGA
- a CDS encoding Eco57I restriction-modification methylase domain-containing protein gives MNVLSPRSFAEPSTDPVELADLVGSAYAEQVTADHRKDHGLYLTPPAVARFMGELVGTHLGTARILDPAAGGGILVCGAVEAMLSKDSRPDRIEVTAYEVDPALARELQQVLTSLAEWAGKRGVELTFEVRNKDFVLANADALEGLGGLFAPGPLRSYDVIISNPPYFKLNKQDPRAQAALSIVHGQPNIYGLFMAIGASLLRPAGDFIFITPRSFASGPYFRAFRERFFSVIRPEFMHVFGSRRDAFARDAVLQENVILHGVRDNNWSDGQVRISTSAGVSDLEERQVRTVTIPDVLDLTSRERVLRMPATQSDDDIMRLVDGWPGSLAAYKWKISTGPVVPFRAREFQSKEGGPEYVPLLWMNHVRPMQVTWPLARHKPEHIQNVPASQYILLPNLNYVLLRRFSAKEEKRRLVAAPYLAQNFDVPMIGLENHLNYIHKPGGSLSEDEVFGITALLNSSHLDTWFRAVNGNTQVSATEIRSMPLPPHDVIVALGRMARGVVDLAGIDELVEQVLRTTPEALCPS, from the coding sequence ATGAATGTTCTATCGCCCCGCTCTTTCGCCGAACCATCTACTGATCCAGTCGAGCTCGCTGACCTTGTCGGCTCCGCGTATGCAGAGCAGGTCACGGCCGATCATCGTAAGGATCACGGTCTCTATCTAACACCACCGGCAGTCGCCCGCTTCATGGGCGAGCTTGTTGGCACGCACCTCGGGACGGCACGGATCCTTGATCCGGCTGCCGGTGGCGGCATATTAGTGTGCGGCGCCGTTGAGGCCATGCTGTCCAAGGACAGCCGCCCTGATCGGATCGAGGTGACGGCTTACGAGGTCGACCCCGCGCTGGCGCGAGAGTTGCAGCAGGTTCTAACGAGTCTCGCCGAATGGGCCGGCAAACGCGGAGTAGAACTCACCTTCGAGGTGCGCAACAAGGATTTCGTACTTGCCAATGCTGACGCACTCGAAGGTCTTGGAGGGCTGTTCGCGCCCGGCCCTCTGCGTTCTTATGATGTCATCATCTCGAACCCGCCATACTTCAAGCTGAATAAGCAGGACCCGCGCGCCCAGGCTGCACTCAGCATCGTGCACGGCCAGCCAAACATCTATGGCCTGTTCATGGCCATCGGCGCGTCGCTGCTCCGGCCAGCTGGAGACTTCATCTTTATTACGCCTCGCAGTTTTGCGTCTGGACCCTACTTCCGAGCTTTCCGTGAGCGCTTCTTCTCGGTGATTCGCCCGGAGTTCATGCACGTCTTCGGTTCGCGCCGTGATGCATTTGCCCGCGACGCGGTCCTCCAGGAAAACGTGATCCTCCACGGTGTGCGCGATAACAACTGGTCCGACGGCCAAGTTAGAATTAGTACAAGTGCTGGGGTCAGCGATTTGGAGGAGCGTCAAGTCCGTACCGTCACTATACCCGATGTCCTTGACCTTACGTCGCGAGAGCGGGTTCTACGCATGCCTGCGACGCAGTCCGACGACGACATCATGCGGCTGGTCGACGGGTGGCCGGGATCGCTTGCCGCTTACAAGTGGAAGATCTCGACTGGCCCAGTGGTGCCGTTCAGGGCCCGCGAGTTCCAGAGCAAGGAGGGCGGGCCCGAATACGTGCCGCTGCTGTGGATGAACCATGTGCGGCCAATGCAAGTGACGTGGCCTCTCGCACGCCACAAGCCAGAGCACATCCAAAACGTGCCTGCATCTCAGTACATCTTGCTCCCTAATTTAAATTACGTTCTGCTGCGTCGGTTCTCAGCCAAGGAAGAGAAGCGGCGATTGGTTGCGGCTCCTTACCTTGCCCAGAACTTCGACGTGCCGATGATCGGGCTGGAAAATCATCTCAACTACATTCATAAACCAGGCGGGTCGCTGTCCGAGGATGAGGTCTTCGGGATCACAGCACTGCTCAATTCCAGCCACCTCGACACGTGGTTCCGCGCTGTAAATGGCAACACCCAAGTCTCGGCGACTGAAATTCGGTCTATGCCCTTACCTCCTCACGATGTCATCGTCGCGCTGGGGCGCATGGCCCGAGGTGTAGTGGACTTGGCAGGTATCGACGAACTGGTGGAGCAAGTGTTGCGGACTACCCCTGAAGCACTCTGCCCCTCTTAG